The Sphingobium sp. BYY-5 genome contains a region encoding:
- the nirD gene encoding nitrite reductase small subunit NirD: MTDWIDIGTLADIPQRGARTVQLSGEKEIAVFRTGDDQLFALVNECPHKKGPLSQGIVHGHSVACPLHNWNIALKTGEAQGNDEGCTPTIAVKEEGGRIWIARPMAMQAAA; encoded by the coding sequence ATGACCGACTGGATCGACATCGGAACGCTGGCCGACATTCCCCAGCGCGGTGCCCGCACGGTGCAGCTTTCCGGCGAAAAGGAAATCGCGGTGTTCCGCACCGGCGACGATCAGCTTTTCGCGCTGGTCAACGAATGCCCGCACAAGAAGGGGCCGCTGAGCCAGGGCATCGTCCACGGCCACAGCGTCGCCTGCCCGCTGCATAACTGGAACATCGCCCTCAAGACGGGCGAGGCGCAGGGCAATGACGAGGGCTGCACGCCGACGATCGCGGTGAAAGAAGAGGGCGGGCGGATATGGATCGCCCGGCCCATGGCGATGCAGGCGGCTGCGTGA
- the cobA gene encoding uroporphyrinogen-III C-methyltransferase gives MQPNDLIAAGGVWLVGAGPGDPDLLTRKAEKLIGAADIVFYDALVGSGVLDLIPQGIERVSVGKRSGRHSKAQESINDLLLAAAKAGKRVVRLKGGDPSVFGRSAEEMAHLAADGIRFNICPGITTASAAAASGHASLTLRGVARGLTLVTAHLKAGEPLKLDWDALASPGSTLGIYMGRAAAGEISRSLIAAGRDPETPVMVAVNVSLPDERLIRGKLSALAFLVATISDDDPTLLLIGEAVAGTSVEMDRVESVALTV, from the coding sequence ATGCAGCCGAATGACTTGATCGCCGCCGGGGGAGTCTGGCTGGTGGGCGCAGGGCCGGGCGACCCGGACCTGCTGACCCGCAAGGCGGAAAAGCTGATCGGGGCTGCCGACATCGTGTTTTATGATGCGCTGGTCGGGTCGGGCGTGCTGGACCTGATTCCGCAAGGGATTGAGCGGGTGAGCGTGGGCAAACGGTCGGGCCGTCACTCGAAAGCGCAGGAGAGCATCAACGACCTGCTGCTCGCGGCGGCTAAGGCGGGCAAGCGCGTGGTGCGTCTGAAGGGCGGCGACCCTTCGGTCTTCGGCCGTTCGGCGGAGGAGATGGCGCATCTCGCCGCTGACGGCATTCGCTTCAACATCTGTCCCGGCATCACCACCGCCAGCGCTGCTGCGGCGAGCGGCCATGCCTCGCTCACGCTGCGTGGGGTAGCGCGCGGCCTGACGCTGGTGACGGCGCATCTGAAAGCGGGCGAGCCGTTGAAACTGGATTGGGATGCGCTGGCCAGCCCCGGCAGCACGCTCGGCATCTATATGGGCCGCGCCGCCGCGGGGGAGATCAGTCGTTCCCTGATCGCTGCCGGGCGCGATCCCGAAACACCGGTGATGGTCGCGGTCAATGTCTCGCTGCCCGATGAGCGGTTGATCCGGGGCAAGTTGTCGGCGCTCGCTTTCCTCGTGGCGACGATCAGCGATGATGATCCGACCTTGCTGCTGATCGGTGAAGCGGTGGCGGGGACATCGGTGGAGATGGACCGGGTGGAGAGCGTGGCGCTGACGGTCTGA
- the nirB gene encoding nitrite reductase large subunit NirB has protein sequence MEFQVKDERRTDSGDDVLVPFEDVREHLVVVGNGMAGCRAVEELLARDAGRYRVTIFGAEPYVNYNRIMLSPVLAGEKTFEQIVINDAAWYDDNGIELIAGDPVTGIDRAAKAVTSQSGRTVHYDKLLIATGSDPFIIPVPGKDLPGVISFRDMKDVDTMLEAAGKGGSAVVIGGGLLGLEAAHGLTLRGMKVTVIHLMDTLMERQLDEAAGWLLKTALEGRGQTILTGANTAEIYGEGQVEGVRLKDGRDIPASLVVMAVGIRPATSLAREAGLEVNRGITVDDHMVTSDPDVLAVGECVEHDGNVYGLVAPLWDMCRSLADGLTDQHTGYKGSVTSTKLKVAGLDVFSVGDFSGGEGCEDIVLRDASRGVYKRVVVKDDRIVGAVLYGDTADGGWYFDLLKKGEDVSDIRDLLIFGQAYAVLGASGGGALDPKAAVAVLSDDAEICGCNGVSKGQVVACIDAGACSLDAVRAGCKASASCGSCTGLVENLLAVVLGDDVKSGPKTMCKCTSFGHDDVRREIVAQDMRSIPEVMQKLHWSTPDGCSSCRPALNYYLLCALPGDYVDDQQSRFVNERMHANIQKDGTYSVVPRMWGGLTNPRELRAIADVVEKYDAPMVKVTGGQRLDIFGIKKEDLPAVWADLNAAGMVSGHAYGKSLRTVKTCVGSEWCRFGTQDSTGLGVKIERMTWGSWMPHKFKIAASGCPRNCAEATIKDFGVVCVDSGYELHVGGNGGIHVRATDLLCKVATEQEALDYCAAFIQLYREEARYLERTAPWIERVGVDYIKSRIVEDDAGREALRSRFLYSQSFSQEDPWAERAAGANSELHQPLQPIAIAAE, from the coding sequence ATGGAGTTTCAGGTCAAGGACGAACGCCGGACGGACAGCGGGGACGATGTCCTGGTGCCGTTCGAGGATGTCCGCGAACATCTGGTCGTGGTGGGCAACGGCATGGCCGGTTGCCGCGCGGTCGAGGAACTGCTGGCGCGGGATGCGGGACGCTATCGCGTCACCATTTTTGGCGCAGAGCCTTATGTGAACTATAATCGCATCATGCTCTCGCCGGTATTGGCCGGGGAGAAGACGTTCGAGCAGATCGTCATCAACGATGCCGCCTGGTATGACGACAACGGCATCGAACTGATCGCGGGCGATCCCGTCACCGGCATTGACCGCGCGGCCAAGGCCGTCACCAGCCAGTCGGGCCGGACCGTCCATTATGACAAGCTGCTGATCGCCACCGGCTCCGACCCGTTCATCATCCCGGTGCCGGGGAAAGACCTGCCCGGCGTCATCAGCTTTCGCGACATGAAGGATGTCGACACCATGCTGGAGGCTGCCGGGAAGGGCGGCAGTGCTGTGGTGATCGGTGGCGGCCTGTTGGGGCTGGAGGCGGCGCACGGCTTGACCCTGCGCGGCATGAAGGTGACGGTCATCCACCTGATGGACACGCTGATGGAGCGGCAGCTCGACGAAGCGGCTGGCTGGCTGCTCAAGACCGCTCTGGAGGGACGCGGCCAGACCATATTGACCGGCGCCAACACGGCGGAAATCTATGGGGAAGGCCAGGTCGAGGGCGTCCGCCTGAAGGATGGCCGCGACATTCCCGCCAGCCTGGTCGTCATGGCAGTGGGCATTCGCCCCGCGACCAGCCTTGCCCGCGAAGCGGGGCTTGAGGTCAATCGCGGCATCACGGTCGACGACCATATGGTCACGAGCGATCCCGATGTCCTCGCCGTCGGCGAATGCGTCGAGCATGACGGCAATGTCTATGGCCTGGTCGCGCCGCTGTGGGACATGTGCCGCAGCCTCGCCGATGGCCTGACCGACCAGCACACGGGTTACAAGGGGTCGGTCACATCGACCAAGCTCAAGGTCGCGGGTCTGGATGTCTTCTCCGTCGGCGATTTTTCGGGCGGCGAAGGCTGTGAGGATATCGTCCTGCGCGATGCTTCGCGCGGGGTCTACAAGCGGGTCGTCGTCAAGGACGACAGGATCGTCGGCGCGGTGCTGTACGGCGATACGGCCGACGGCGGCTGGTATTTCGACCTTCTGAAAAAGGGCGAGGATGTCAGCGACATCCGCGACCTGCTGATCTTCGGCCAGGCCTATGCGGTTCTTGGCGCCTCCGGAGGAGGCGCGCTGGACCCTAAGGCGGCCGTTGCGGTGCTCTCGGACGATGCCGAGATTTGCGGCTGCAACGGCGTCAGCAAGGGCCAGGTCGTCGCCTGCATCGATGCGGGGGCGTGCAGCCTCGACGCGGTGCGCGCCGGGTGCAAGGCGTCGGCCAGTTGCGGTTCGTGTACCGGCCTCGTCGAAAATCTCCTCGCGGTCGTGCTGGGCGACGATGTGAAGTCCGGGCCGAAGACGATGTGCAAATGCACCAGCTTCGGCCATGACGATGTGCGGCGAGAGATTGTGGCGCAGGATATGCGCTCGATCCCCGAAGTGATGCAGAAGCTGCACTGGTCGACGCCGGACGGCTGTTCCTCCTGCCGTCCCGCGCTCAATTATTATCTGCTCTGCGCGCTGCCCGGCGACTATGTCGACGACCAGCAGAGCCGCTTCGTCAACGAACGGATGCACGCCAATATCCAGAAGGACGGCACCTATTCGGTCGTCCCGCGCATGTGGGGTGGCCTGACCAACCCGCGCGAACTGCGCGCGATCGCCGATGTGGTCGAGAAATATGACGCGCCCATGGTCAAGGTCACGGGCGGCCAGCGCCTCGATATTTTCGGCATCAAGAAGGAAGACTTGCCCGCGGTCTGGGCCGATCTCAATGCGGCCGGGATGGTTTCCGGCCATGCCTATGGCAAGTCGCTGCGCACGGTGAAGACCTGCGTCGGGTCCGAATGGTGCCGCTTCGGCACGCAGGATTCGACTGGCCTTGGCGTCAAGATCGAGCGGATGACCTGGGGATCGTGGATGCCCCACAAGTTCAAGATCGCGGCGTCGGGCTGTCCCCGCAACTGCGCGGAGGCGACGATCAAGGATTTCGGCGTGGTCTGTGTCGACTCCGGCTATGAACTGCATGTCGGCGGCAATGGCGGCATCCATGTCCGCGCCACCGACCTGCTGTGCAAGGTCGCGACCGAGCAGGAGGCGCTGGATTATTGCGCTGCCTTCATCCAGCTCTACCGCGAGGAAGCCCGCTATCTGGAGCGCACCGCGCCGTGGATCGAGCGGGTCGGCGTCGACTATATCAAGAGCCGCATCGTCGAGGATGATGCAGGCCGCGAGGCGCTCCGCAGCCGCTTCCTCTATTCGCAGAGCTTTTCCCAGGAAGACCCCTGGGCCGAGCGCGCCGCCGGGGCGAACAGCGAACTGCACCAGCCCCTTCAACCCATCGCCATCGCTGCGGAGTGA
- a CDS encoding ANTAR domain-containing protein: protein MRIVIIDDSGLRATVLEEGLREAGYDDIHIVPPRGAFVARLERMAPDVVLMDLGSPSRDTLEEMLTVSRALARPIAMFVDQSDDGMIGAAIDAGVSAYVVDGLRKERVKPVLELAVRRFNAFAKIQAELDEARTALSDRKIIDRAKSILMNQRNLSEQDAYALLRSGAMNQGKKIVDVAQAVITASDLLGGGL, encoded by the coding sequence ATGCGAATCGTCATCATCGACGACAGCGGGCTGCGCGCGACCGTCCTGGAGGAAGGGCTGCGCGAGGCGGGCTATGACGATATCCATATCGTCCCCCCGCGCGGCGCGTTCGTCGCGCGGCTTGAACGCATGGCCCCTGACGTCGTGCTGATGGACCTGGGCAGCCCCAGCCGCGACACGCTGGAAGAGATGCTGACCGTCAGCCGCGCGCTCGCCCGGCCGATCGCCATGTTCGTGGACCAGTCCGACGACGGTATGATCGGCGCGGCGATCGATGCAGGCGTGTCCGCCTATGTCGTCGACGGCCTGCGCAAGGAGCGGGTGAAGCCGGTGCTGGAACTAGCGGTGCGGCGCTTCAACGCCTTCGCCAAGATCCAGGCGGAACTGGACGAGGCGCGCACCGCCCTGTCCGATCGCAAGATCATCGACCGCGCCAAGTCGATCCTGATGAACCAGCGCAACCTGTCCGAACAGGACGCCTATGCGCTGTTGCGGTCGGGCGCGATGAACCAGGGCAAGAAAATCGTGGACGTGGCGCAGGCGGTCATCACCGCCAGCGACCTGCTGGGGGGAGGCCTATGA
- a CDS encoding ATP-binding protein, which yields MMRLRLWPQSLVGQIILLVAIALFVAQAINFALLFRERTRLELTGQTAPVVYRVVDALDNRPDRPGPDRARARFVQTMPVLAGRARPDIEKRAVAMFEDIGLPILTVRVAQDEAERPLRRWERIRMRASGDWQPNNRVARLTLAAEYEPGKWVVTQARGGNRSPHFGGWLIGQTLILYAIVLLPLLWVGRRLARPLKQLTGSAQQFARTGAADAVDERGPGDVRDLTMAFNAMRGRIIAMLDEKDRMLGAIGHDLRTPLASLRVRTESVEDEGERARMSETIDEMNRMLEDILSLARAGRSTEHPQKVDLAALADAVVEDFIELGSPVTMTDSDRAVAFARPQQIRRALRNLIENAIVYGERAHVSVLHEDGLIRIAVADEGPGIAEDRMEEMLEPFTRLEGSRNRETGGAGLGLALVRAIMAEHRGELRLANRPEGGLEASLVLPA from the coding sequence GTGATGCGCCTGCGCCTCTGGCCACAAAGCCTGGTCGGCCAGATCATCCTGCTGGTCGCGATCGCCCTGTTCGTGGCGCAGGCGATCAATTTCGCCCTGTTGTTCCGGGAACGGACCCGGCTGGAACTGACCGGCCAGACGGCGCCCGTGGTCTATCGCGTCGTCGATGCGCTCGACAACCGGCCCGACCGGCCTGGTCCAGACCGCGCGCGGGCGCGCTTCGTACAGACCATGCCCGTTCTTGCGGGACGGGCGCGGCCCGACATAGAGAAACGCGCCGTGGCGATGTTCGAGGATATCGGCCTGCCCATCCTGACCGTGCGCGTGGCGCAGGACGAAGCGGAGCGGCCGTTGCGCCGCTGGGAAAGGATAAGGATGCGGGCCAGCGGCGACTGGCAGCCCAATAACCGCGTCGCGCGCCTGACGCTGGCGGCGGAATATGAACCTGGCAAATGGGTGGTGACGCAGGCGCGCGGCGGCAACCGATCGCCGCACTTTGGCGGATGGCTGATCGGTCAGACACTTATCCTCTACGCCATCGTCCTGCTGCCCCTGCTTTGGGTCGGACGCCGCCTGGCCCGCCCCTTAAAGCAGCTTACCGGCTCCGCCCAGCAATTCGCCAGGACGGGCGCGGCCGATGCGGTGGACGAGCGGGGGCCGGGCGACGTGCGCGACCTTACCATGGCCTTCAACGCCATGCGTGGTCGGATCATCGCCATGCTGGATGAGAAGGACCGGATGCTGGGCGCGATCGGTCATGATCTGCGCACCCCGCTCGCTTCGCTGCGCGTCCGCACCGAATCGGTGGAGGATGAGGGGGAGCGCGCCCGCATGTCCGAAACGATCGACGAAATGAACCGGATGCTGGAGGATATCCTCTCGCTCGCCCGCGCCGGGCGCAGCACCGAACATCCGCAGAAGGTCGATCTTGCCGCGCTCGCCGACGCGGTGGTGGAGGATTTCATCGAGCTGGGATCGCCGGTGACAATGACGGACAGCGACCGCGCCGTCGCCTTCGCGCGGCCACAACAGATCCGTCGCGCGCTGCGCAACCTGATCGAGAATGCGATCGTCTATGGCGAGCGCGCCCATGTGTCGGTGCTGCATGAAGACGGCCTGATCCGCATCGCCGTCGCGGACGAAGGCCCCGGCATTGCCGAGGATCGCATGGAAGAGATGCTGGAACCGTTCACCCGGCTGGAAGGATCGCGCAATCGTGAGACGGGCGGGGCTGGGCTGGGTTTGGCGCTCGTTCGCGCGATCATGGCCGAACATCGGGGCGAACTGCGCCTCGCCAACCGGCCGGAAGGCGGGCTGGAAGCCAGCCTGGTGCTGCCGGCCTAA
- a CDS encoding CmpA/NrtA family ABC transporter substrate-binding protein, translated as MTTNVKIAFLPLNDAAVLVAAREKGFAEAEGLNLDLIRTTSWATVRDRLVFGQVHAAQMLAPLAVAVTLGLSQQPAALAAPYKLGVNGNMLVMASDFAKALEPDVAARLADPLGTAHDFATAIGLWRRKPVIGVVHRFSSHAIMLRYWLASAGVDPDRDVVLRVLPPSLTVEAMRAGEIDGFIAGEPWGSAAVEAGLAETVAIGERIWRRGVEKVLAFREAWLEENLDTVDRLLRALARAAAWCDDPANHAALADLLADPRYVDQPAELIGRALSGQIVARAGEAAIANPDFMLFSREATPFPWRSQALWLYSQLVRWNMVDHDAATAAKAGAVFRPDIFRRALANSDMPMPGASMKVEGAVNLPLAVGSRRGELTLGPDRFFDGRVFDPEQIEEFLAGFVPVR; from the coding sequence ATGACGACGAATGTGAAGATCGCCTTCCTGCCGCTGAACGACGCCGCCGTGCTGGTGGCGGCGCGCGAGAAGGGGTTTGCGGAAGCCGAAGGGCTGAACCTCGACCTCATCCGCACGACGAGCTGGGCGACGGTGCGCGACCGGCTGGTGTTCGGTCAGGTTCACGCCGCGCAGATGCTGGCGCCGCTGGCCGTGGCGGTGACGCTGGGGCTGAGCCAGCAGCCCGCCGCGCTGGCTGCGCCCTACAAGCTGGGCGTCAACGGCAATATGCTGGTGATGGCGAGTGATTTCGCCAAGGCGCTGGAGCCGGATGTCGCGGCGCGGCTGGCTGACCCGCTGGGCACTGCGCATGATTTTGCCACCGCGATCGGACTGTGGCGGCGCAAGCCGGTGATCGGTGTTGTTCACCGCTTTTCCAGCCATGCGATCATGCTGCGCTACTGGCTGGCGAGTGCGGGCGTCGATCCGGACAGGGATGTGGTGTTGCGCGTGTTGCCGCCGTCGCTGACGGTGGAAGCGATGCGCGCGGGCGAGATTGACGGTTTCATCGCCGGCGAACCCTGGGGCAGCGCCGCGGTTGAGGCGGGGCTGGCCGAAACGGTGGCGATCGGCGAGCGCATCTGGCGGCGCGGGGTGGAGAAGGTGCTGGCCTTCCGCGAAGCCTGGCTGGAGGAAAATCTCGATACCGTCGACCGGCTGCTGCGCGCGCTGGCGCGGGCGGCGGCCTGGTGTGACGATCCGGCCAATCATGCCGCGCTGGCCGACCTGCTGGCCGATCCGCGCTATGTCGACCAGCCGGCCGAACTGATTGGGCGGGCGTTGAGCGGGCAGATCGTGGCGCGGGCGGGGGAGGCGGCGATCGCCAATCCCGATTTCATGCTGTTCAGCCGGGAAGCGACGCCCTTTCCCTGGCGCAGCCAGGCGCTGTGGCTCTATTCGCAGCTCGTGCGGTGGAACATGGTCGACCATGATGCCGCAACCGCAGCAAAGGCGGGCGCGGTGTTCCGCCCCGATATCTTCCGCCGCGCGCTGGCGAACAGCGACATGCCGATGCCGGGCGCGAGCATGAAGGTGGAAGGCGCGGTCAACCTGCCGCTGGCGGTGGGATCGCGCCGGGGGGAGTTGACCTTGGGACCGGATCGCTTCTTCGACGGACGGGTGTTCGATCCGGAGCAGATCGAGGAGTTTCTGGCGGGATTCGTGCCGGTGCGGTGA
- a CDS encoding nitrate reductase, whose product MTTSIRTTCAYCGVGCGISATPTGPRSVTIKGDEAHPANGGRLCSKGTHLGETVGLTGRLLHPMVGNKRTSWDKALDLVARRFRETIARHGPDSVAFYVSGQLLTEDYYVANKLMKGFIGSANIDTNSRLCMSSAVAGHNRAFGEDVVPATYDDLEEADLIVLVGSNTAWCHPIVYQRIQAARATRGTKLVVIDPRRTETCEGADLHLPVKPGTDVALMNGLLAWCDVEGITDSAYLADHVNAPEGFWEHIRTDHDLWTTAKTCDIAPALLEQFYKLFVATPRTVTLFSQGINQSIRGTDQVNAIINVHLAAGRIGKPGAAPFSITGQPNAMGGREVGGLASTLAAHMDFVPDNVARVGRFWAAPAMATKPGLKAVDLFRAIGEGRIKALWVMATNPAVSLPDAGRVREALETCPFVVVSDIIADTDTSVHADVRLPAAGWGEKDGTVTNSDRTVSRQRPFMSLPGEAKPDWWIVKEVARRMGWRNAFAYDRPADIWREHARLTAYQNDGARLLNLRSHATIGNDAYDAMEPFRWGGTPFADGRFPTPDGKARLVLAKQMDIQSPLRDWPMTLNTGRYRDQWHTMTRTGLAPKLARHREEPLVEIHPQDAEALGIADRDLARVQTAQGNSLFRVAISEGQRVGEIFTPIHWTDQISSGGRTGLLPRPLVDPHSGQPGFKSTPASVERVATEWKGFLILRDRPGMGQPVKLPCLWSTRITVPGGALYEIAGNGDPARLDAFLPKGDRAEAMDVTRGTRRVATISEGRLCAILFVTRTGILPSRDWLIRQLEVEGVGGSVLAARGPGSQPGASGDRGATICVCFDIGLNQIVAAIREQQLVDVPAIGKALGAGTNCGSCRPALANILAQTSQETLHAAE is encoded by the coding sequence ATGACTACCTCCATCCGCACGACCTGCGCCTATTGCGGCGTCGGCTGCGGCATTTCGGCCACGCCGACCGGCCCCCGATCGGTCACGATCAAGGGCGATGAGGCGCATCCGGCCAATGGCGGGCGCCTCTGTTCGAAGGGCACGCATCTGGGGGAGACGGTCGGCCTGACCGGCCGGCTGCTCCACCCCATGGTCGGCAACAAGCGCACAAGCTGGGACAAGGCGCTGGACCTGGTCGCCAGGCGCTTCCGCGAAACCATTGCGCGTCATGGTCCCGACAGCGTGGCCTTCTACGTTTCCGGCCAGTTGCTGACCGAAGATTATTATGTCGCCAACAAGCTGATGAAGGGCTTCATCGGTTCGGCCAATATCGACACCAATTCGCGCCTCTGCATGTCAAGCGCGGTCGCCGGGCACAATCGCGCGTTCGGTGAGGATGTAGTGCCTGCCACCTATGACGATCTGGAGGAAGCAGACCTGATCGTCCTCGTCGGCTCCAATACCGCCTGGTGCCATCCGATCGTCTATCAACGCATTCAGGCTGCGCGTGCCACCCGTGGGACCAAACTGGTCGTCATCGACCCGCGCCGCACCGAAACCTGCGAAGGCGCCGACCTGCATCTGCCCGTCAAGCCCGGCACCGACGTCGCGCTGATGAACGGCCTGCTTGCCTGGTGTGACGTGGAAGGCATCACTGATTCCGCCTATCTGGCCGATCATGTGAACGCCCCCGAAGGCTTTTGGGAGCATATCCGCACCGACCACGACCTGTGGACGACGGCCAAGACCTGCGACATCGCGCCCGCTTTGCTGGAGCAATTCTACAAGCTGTTCGTCGCGACCCCGCGCACCGTCACCCTGTTCAGCCAGGGCATCAACCAGTCGATCCGTGGCACCGATCAGGTCAATGCGATTATCAACGTCCATCTGGCCGCCGGCCGCATCGGCAAGCCGGGCGCCGCGCCCTTCTCGATCACCGGCCAGCCCAATGCGATGGGTGGTCGCGAAGTCGGCGGGCTGGCTTCGACGCTGGCCGCGCATATGGACTTCGTGCCGGACAATGTCGCCCGCGTCGGCCGCTTCTGGGCCGCGCCCGCCATGGCGACCAAGCCGGGCCTGAAAGCCGTCGACCTGTTCCGCGCCATCGGTGAGGGGCGGATCAAGGCGCTATGGGTGATGGCGACCAATCCCGCCGTCTCGCTGCCCGACGCCGGTCGCGTGCGGGAAGCGCTGGAAACCTGCCCCTTCGTCGTCGTGTCGGACATCATCGCCGACACGGACACCAGCGTTCATGCCGATGTCCGCCTACCCGCCGCAGGCTGGGGCGAAAAGGATGGCACCGTCACCAATTCGGACCGCACCGTCAGCCGCCAGCGCCCCTTCATGTCGCTGCCCGGTGAGGCGAAGCCCGACTGGTGGATCGTCAAGGAAGTCGCCCGCCGCATGGGCTGGCGCAACGCCTTCGCCTATGACCGGCCGGCCGACATCTGGCGCGAACATGCGCGCCTGACCGCCTATCAGAATGATGGCGCGCGCCTGCTCAACCTGCGCAGCCATGCCACTATCGGCAACGACGCCTATGACGCCATGGAGCCTTTCCGCTGGGGCGGCACGCCCTTCGCCGATGGCCGCTTCCCGACCCCGGACGGCAAGGCGCGGCTGGTGCTGGCGAAGCAGATGGACATCCAGTCGCCGCTGCGCGACTGGCCGATGACGCTCAACACCGGCCGCTATCGCGACCAATGGCACACGATGACCCGCACTGGCCTGGCGCCCAAACTCGCCCGCCATCGCGAGGAACCGCTGGTCGAGATCCATCCGCAAGACGCCGAGGCGCTGGGCATCGCCGATCGCGACCTGGCCCGCGTGCAGACCGCGCAGGGCAACAGCCTGTTCCGCGTGGCGATCAGCGAAGGCCAGCGTGTCGGCGAAATCTTCACGCCGATCCACTGGACCGACCAGATTTCCAGCGGCGGCCGCACCGGCCTGCTGCCCCGCCCGCTGGTCGATCCGCATTCGGGCCAGCCGGGTTTCAAATCGACCCCGGCCAGCGTCGAGAGGGTCGCCACCGAATGGAAGGGCTTCCTCATCCTGCGCGACCGGCCGGGAATGGGGCAGCCGGTGAAGCTGCCCTGCCTCTGGTCGACGCGGATCACCGTGCCGGGCGGCGCGCTTTACGAGATCGCCGGCAATGGCGATCCCGCGCGGCTCGACGCCTTCCTGCCGAAGGGCGACCGCGCGGAGGCCATGGACGTCACGCGCGGCACCCGCCGCGTCGCGACCATCAGCGAGGGCAGGCTCTGCGCCATACTGTTCGTCACCCGCACCGGCATCCTGCCTTCGCGCGACTGGCTGATCCGGCAACTGGAAGTGGAAGGCGTGGGCGGCTCCGTCCTCGCGGCGCGCGGTCCCGGCAGCCAGCCGGGCGCTTCTGGAGATAGGGGCGCGACCATCTGCGTCTGCTTCGACATCGGGTTGAACCAGATCGTCGCCGCCATCCGCGAACAACAACTGGTCGATGTGCCCGCTATCGGCAAGGCGCTGGGCGCGGGCACCAATTGCGGATCGTGCCGCCCGGCGCTCGCCAACATCCTCGCTCAAACATCGCAGGAGACGCTCCATGCAGCCGAATGA
- a CDS encoding nitrate/nitrite transporter, translated as MATAYWDREGEDAASSPATSFWKAGHTPTLIAAFLYFDLAFMVWVLLGPLAPMISKTLMLTPAEKGLMVATPTLAGALLRVVNGLLVDRIGPKLSGAISQLIVIAGLFTAWVMGVNSFGGTLALGVILGFAGASFAIALPLASRWYPAEHQGKAMGLAGMGNSGTVLASLFAPVLAKIFGWNAVLGLACIPLTIVFVAYMLMAKDAPNAPEPKKMIDYFQPLKEGDAWWLMAFYAVTFGGFVGLAASLPIYFTDQFGLTPIVAGYCTAACVFAGSLVRPMGGALADRIGGVKALMIVYIVAALALAGVAYATSLAGALGLFVVAMLALGTGNGSVFQLVPQRFQAEIGIMTGLVGMAGGVGGFYLASSLGLAKQMTGSFAPGFLIFAGLAILAFLGVALVKAKWRATWNTGARI; from the coding sequence ATGGCAACTGCTTATTGGGATCGCGAAGGAGAGGACGCCGCGTCTTCGCCCGCGACAAGCTTCTGGAAGGCCGGTCACACACCGACCTTGATCGCTGCATTCCTGTATTTCGACCTGGCTTTCATGGTGTGGGTGCTGCTTGGGCCGCTCGCGCCGATGATTTCCAAGACGCTCATGCTGACGCCGGCGGAAAAGGGGCTGATGGTCGCGACGCCGACCTTGGCCGGCGCGCTGCTGCGCGTCGTCAACGGCCTGCTGGTCGATCGGATCGGTCCGAAATTATCAGGCGCGATCAGTCAGTTGATCGTCATCGCCGGTTTGTTCACCGCCTGGGTGATGGGCGTCAACAGCTTTGGCGGCACGCTGGCGCTGGGTGTGATCCTGGGCTTTGCCGGGGCGAGCTTCGCGATCGCGCTTCCGCTGGCGAGCCGCTGGTATCCGGCCGAACATCAGGGCAAGGCGATGGGCCTTGCGGGCATGGGCAATTCGGGCACGGTGCTTGCCTCGCTCTTCGCGCCGGTCCTGGCCAAGATCTTCGGCTGGAATGCGGTGCTGGGCCTGGCCTGCATCCCGCTGACGATCGTCTTCGTCGCCTATATGCTGATGGCGAAGGACGCACCCAATGCGCCCGAGCCGAAAAAGATGATCGATTATTTCCAGCCCTTGAAGGAGGGTGACGCCTGGTGGCTGATGGCCTTCTACGCCGTCACCTTCGGCGGTTTCGTGGGTCTTGCCGCATCCCTGCCGATCTACTTCACCGACCAGTTCGGCCTGACCCCGATCGTCGCGGGCTATTGCACCGCGGCCTGTGTGTTCGCCGGGTCGCTGGTGCGGCCGATGGGGGGCGCGCTGGCCGACAGGATCGGCGGCGTCAAGGCGCTGATGATCGTCTATATCGTCGCCGCGCTGGCGCTGGCGGGCGTCGCCTATGCGACGAGCCTCGCGGGCGCTCTTGGTCTGTTCGTGGTGGCCATGCTGGCGCTGGGCACCGGCAACGGATCGGTCTTCCAACTCGTGCCGCAGCGCTTCCAGGCGGAAATCGGCATCATGACCGGGCTGGTCGGCATGGCGGGCGGCGTCGGTGGCTTCTACCTCGCCAGTTCGCTGGGGTTAGCCAAGCAGATGACCGGCAGCTTCGCGCCCGGCTTCCTGATCTTTGCGGGGCTGGCGATCCTCGCCTTCCTGGGCGTGGCGCTGGTCAAGGCCAAGTGGCGCGCGACCTGGAACACCGGCGCGCGCATCTGA